One Gossypium hirsutum isolate 1008001.06 chromosome A08, Gossypium_hirsutum_v2.1, whole genome shotgun sequence genomic window, attaaaatggaCCACCTATCATTTTCATTTGGATCATTACTCTTTTATTTTGCGTCAATGGCCCCCCAAGCAAGTCTACGATGGTTGCATCGCATGAACATTCTCTTCATATATGGTATGTTACTTTCTTTTGTTTAATTGTACAAATTTCAACATAATTATTGAACTTAATTCACGAGTTATGGATTATgttattaaagaaaaaatattttgatttataaagTGTTGTCTTtattacaattcatacaatatcatGACACATTATATGATTAAAGATGGTAAAAACACTATGAAGATTTTTATATTAGGAATTAATTGCATTTTGTCCTTAtttaacaaaaaagaagaagagtaaattaaaattagtatttgtatattacattaaataaaaaactaatcacttcttttaaaaaattcatctatttttactattaaaaattagtgtGGCTAACAGAATAATCATTTAGCTTTTTAATAGTAGAAacggatgaaatttttaatagaaaaatctaTTTACTCTTTcatcaaatgtataaaaaataatttatctatttttttaagtagagaaaacaatatgcaattcaattattaatacaaaattctaattattaactaaaattttcacTATTATTATTCCAAAACATCATAGGATAATGCTTTTTTTTGCACACTTTAAAAGAAACAGCCCatcactaaaaaaaaaaaaacctcaaactttaaacttaatttaaaagttaaaacccaTTTGGCATAATCTCTAATTGACCTTTTTGCAATCGAGCCTTATTTCTCCATTGGTACCAGTCAAAGGGTTTAAGTTCCCCATCTTTATCATGGCCTTTGCAAAGCTACTAAAGAACTGGCTTTGACTGCTTGCAAATCTGTTAACAATGGCCACTGTTTCAGCCCCCTTAGTGGAAAACAATTCTTGGTCTGTTTGAAGCAATCCCCTTTGGTTTTGTAGGTTCGAAAAGTACTTGTTGTCGAACGTAAGCGAACTTTGTTCATCGAGATCGATCAAACTTCTAGTGTCTCCGCCTTTAGGACATCGTTGTTTGAGTGTGTTTGCATATGTCGCGTTGAGGGTAGGATCGGTTTTCCCCGTTTTGTTATTGAAGTTGTAGAGTCGGTCCATGAACGCCGCACATCGAGCCCTTCCGAATGTGTGAACACCTAAGAACCAACcatcatgaaaataaaaattaaatgtttgtttATGGAGTGATTTGAAAAAATCTTTTCAATAGAAAGTAAATCGTACCGGACAAAGCGACTAGATCAGTAGAATCAAATCCCACGCTCTTGAACAAGGTTGCAATATTAGCAAGGCTCTCGTGGCCGGTCGGGATACTTCCGGTCCCTTCCCGGTGCGCAGTCAGACTATCCCTTCTCCCTAACGGAACTTGCCATGTCGGACCTCCACCCTATATACAAAACATACTCTTTAAACAACATTGTCTTACTACTAACCAAATCAAGTAAAAGTACTATAGAGacccttaataaaaaaaatagcaaattaaTTTTTGTCCCATAGATCAAATAACAAACCTGaacttttgttaaaatttttatttattttcactattataaACCGGTTCATGTATGTgaacatgaaatatatataacacatcatGTGTAACAATTTAATTATTCCGCTAGCTAAActtatttttaaccataattaaaaaTGGAAAACATACCAAAGAAACAGAAATTTGAGCAGCAAGTGCCAAAACATCGGCACATGAGACGACACGAGGGCAAGCTTTCTCCAACGCCGTTTTGATATCATCGATAACTTCATATCCCTCCGTCGAAAGGTTTGGGGTCGCCGTTTTCTCACCGTCCGTACCGTTCAACAGTAACGAAGCATCACAACCCTGCATGTATATATATCACCATTAGTGCatgcatgtacatatatacatacatataatggAACAAATATTATGTTCTTACATGAACAAAACAATCATGAAAATGAAGGCGAACGATCTTAGGGAATATCCAAATATCATTTCCTTGAGCTTGTTGCAGCACATTACTAACAATGGTGGACATATTAGGGCAGGTTTTGGCATAAAAGGTGGCACTGAGTTGAGCATTTGATGCACCCAGCATTATTGTTAGCAGAAAAAGAAGGGTTGTAATCATATGAAACGAAGCCATTTTTTTTGAAGATGGAAAATGAATGAGATGCTTTAAGAGACGCCATTGAAGGTCCTTTATATAGAGGGTAGAGAGGCTTATAGCTGGGGGGTTTAGCAAGTTGCATCTTGAGTATATCTGCTATAGGGTGACTACTGACTTGCAGTGTGAATCATGATTAGTTTTAGTAATATTCTGTGATAATCAATAATGCAAACGCGTGTCTGCcatcttttctctttttatttaatttttgactTTCAAAGCCTAACATCTGGGGTTCATGCATgtctttctttttaaatatcattttacacTGTTTTTCTTTACAAGCAAGACCTAATCCAAATGTAGTTATATATATTAACGTAGGCTTACTTGGGAACAAGAGCAAATCATTGCCAGGGCTGGAACAAGGGCTGATAATATCTCTGCCCtcctaaaatggtaatttttttacaGAGACCCTTCAAAATTAATGAAATCACTTGTTAATATATTGATACAATTGTAGGTTACCCtctctaaaattttattatttatttttaaccctAAAAATCAACACACACCAAAATAAATAATCTTTTTATAATTCGAACCTAAACAATTTTAAACGGTAAACATCAATCAATAAACCATAATTCGATTATGAAAGATTATTTAAATGTAAGTGattataaaaagttattttaataaaacgaCAAACTCTAgggtttttataaaaattttcttatctaTCAATGATGAATGTCTATTTTCAAGTTGAGAAATTACTGGGTGGCTTCTCACTGCAGATTCCATGGTTGCAAAAGTTGACCAATAATTTGGCTTCTTTTTGCTGCTGACGTGGAATTGGTAGACTTAGTTCCATTATATTTTGTCCATGCATGCATGtggatatatatattcatgtgtgTGTGAACAAGGCTTCTTATTCCTTTTAGGTCAAATGATGTAAACAAAAAATACCATgcatgtatgttatttttaacacCGCCATGTACGTGTATATCTCTTTTTGTAgtgagttttttattattatgttagaatatattttattatactttagattatcaataataaatatatttattaaaaatttatgtaaGAGTCGATGTTTTgattttaatgataaaattttttatacgtaatttttttattaatttatataataatataatttttttgtaaaaataataaatttttaatgatttatcaacTGAATTAAAACTCGGTTGATGAGTCACTTCAATTCAATCAATGATTTTATTATAGTAGAGATTAAGGATGACAATAGAGCAAGATAGAATTACTAAATTCATCATCACTCTTATATTAGTTTACTTGTCCCCACAACTCACTAAGGTGAAGCTATAAATTCTTTTAggagggtcgaaattaaattatatattttttacgatagtaaaaatacagtttcaccattttaataaattatatctttataattgttaaatgattaaatcaaatttttatcattttgggggccaaagtgtaattttacttttattaatttaaattcttataatttataaaagggcctaaatgatataaaataattaaaatactttcaaattaatatactttattttgtaaaaaaaattatataacataatCCAACTAAATTAATACTCGTTTGAgttttaatactaactcaatgctTAATATATATAGTTAATCTTCTGTATAACAATCACCCACCATAACAATATTTTGCAATAACAACAAAGTTTTTGtagaacataatttttttatattttattttaacactCTATAACAACTTTTGACTTATAACAACAATATCCATAGTTACGAAgtacattatttattaaattagttttttttataatatgttgtttaaaattttaactaaaattatagttatttcatataaacaaatctattaattattatttattaaatgaaaatggttttaattaaaatattgtttcaataaaatgattaaattaattatattttattaaatgaaaaaaatcttCAATAAGtagaattaaaaatatcaattcaataaattattaagttCCCTAATTAATCATTCTACTATGAATTTGGAACatcataaatctataaatagattacttgaatttaatatctcgttataaattaaattatttaatttgataacttaTATTGATGAATTGAACTTGTTAGATTTATGAAGTTTATATTTGATCAtgtgaaataatgtaaaataaaagatgcATAAAAGTAATAATGCATGCACCTATTATACGTCTTTTAATTTCGTTGATTCGATtcccacttttttttttcttttttgaacttaattttgactttctttatttgatgaaaattcatgaTATAAGTTCAAGGTAAGTTTACAACAA contains:
- the LOC107928271 gene encoding peroxidase A2, with product MASFHMITTLLFLLTIMLGASNAQLSATFYAKTCPNMSTIVSNVLQQAQGNDIWIFPKIVRLHFHDCFVHGCDASLLLNGTDGEKTATPNLSTEGYEVIDDIKTALEKACPRVVSCADVLALAAQISVSLGGGPTWQVPLGRRDSLTAHREGTGSIPTGHESLANIATLFKSVGFDSTDLVALSGVHTFGRARCAAFMDRLYNFNNKTGKTDPTLNATYANTLKQRCPKGGDTRSLIDLDEQSSLTFDNKYFSNLQNQRGLLQTDQELFSTKGAETVAIVNRFASSQSQFFSSFAKAMIKMGNLNPLTGTNGEIRLDCKKVN